A single genomic interval of Brevibacillus brevis harbors:
- a CDS encoding ROK family glucokinase, which translates to MKKIIVGVDVGGTAIKMALITPDGELVTKTQEPTPVADGEDGILQKIVDMSHDLLGQHDYSLSQVCGIGVGVPGPVDGEKGIVFQAVNLHWRQPVLLKEKLEALTGLPVAVDNDANVAALGEMWQGAGQGAQDLVLITLGTGVGGGVILNGKVIHGINGVGGEIGHITMTPDSGAPCNCGKTGCLETYTSATAIIREGRFAATNGSSPALAAVLAAKGNIAAKDVLEAAVAGDAAALAIIDQVALYLGLALSHLANVLNPAKFMIGGGVAAAGDFLFSRIRESFKRFVPFTYVVESTEIVPAELGNDAGVYGAGWLIRSQMNES; encoded by the coding sequence GTGAAGAAGATCATCGTGGGAGTAGATGTGGGTGGCACTGCAATCAAGATGGCTTTGATTACGCCAGACGGCGAGCTGGTTACAAAAACCCAAGAACCGACGCCTGTTGCGGACGGCGAGGATGGCATTTTGCAAAAAATCGTAGACATGTCTCATGATCTTCTTGGGCAGCATGACTATTCTCTTTCACAAGTCTGCGGAATCGGTGTGGGAGTACCCGGCCCCGTCGATGGCGAGAAGGGAATCGTCTTCCAAGCGGTGAATCTTCACTGGCGCCAACCCGTTTTATTAAAAGAAAAATTGGAAGCCCTTACAGGTCTGCCAGTCGCGGTCGACAACGATGCCAATGTCGCAGCTCTCGGAGAAATGTGGCAAGGTGCAGGCCAAGGGGCGCAAGACCTCGTTCTGATTACACTCGGCACCGGTGTAGGGGGAGGCGTCATTTTGAATGGAAAGGTCATCCATGGCATCAACGGTGTTGGGGGCGAAATCGGTCACATCACCATGACCCCGGATAGCGGTGCCCCCTGCAATTGCGGCAAAACAGGTTGCCTCGAAACATATACGTCTGCGACTGCTATCATTCGTGAAGGGCGCTTTGCAGCTACGAATGGATCAAGCCCGGCGCTTGCCGCTGTACTAGCCGCCAAAGGAAACATTGCCGCCAAGGATGTCCTCGAAGCAGCCGTAGCAGGAGACGCAGCGGCTCTCGCGATTATCGATCAAGTGGCGCTCTATCTCGGTCTCGCTCTCTCTCATTTGGCGAATGTACTGAATCCCGCGAAGTTTATGATCGGTGGAGGCGTGGCTGCAGCCGGTGATTTCCTCTTTTCCCGAATTCGTGAATCATTCAAACGCTTTGTTCCATTCACCTACGTCGTCGAGTCCACAGAGATCGTTCCGGCCGAACTCGGCAATGATGCGGGTGTGTACGGTGCGGGCTGGTTAATCCGCTCACAGATGAACGAATCCTGA
- a CDS encoding diacylglycerol kinase — MKRARLIYNPSSGREIVRRRLPEILDLMESAGYETSCHATRGEDDATEEAARAVARGFDVILAAGGDGTIYEVVNGMAEHKARPSLGIIPCGTSNDFARAVGIPKSITRATEIVAKGKKKRIDLGRINNRYFMNIAGGGSLTNLTYEVPSKLKTLIGQMAYYVKGLEKLPSLHPIRVRLESRKEVLLDEEIMVFLIANSRSVGGFDNIAPEADLSDGKLDVIVVKKLNIAEFIRLATQAVRGEHLKDPNILYFQADYIKATSPGGETVQLNLDGELGGQLPCVVEALPGHIELFVP, encoded by the coding sequence TTGAAACGAGCCAGATTAATCTACAATCCAAGCTCCGGCCGGGAGATCGTGCGTCGGCGATTGCCGGAAATCCTCGATTTAATGGAGTCGGCCGGATATGAAACTTCATGCCATGCGACCAGAGGGGAAGATGATGCGACAGAAGAAGCTGCTCGTGCAGTAGCTCGCGGTTTTGACGTCATCCTGGCCGCTGGTGGAGATGGAACCATATATGAAGTAGTCAATGGGATGGCAGAGCATAAAGCACGTCCATCTCTTGGAATAATCCCCTGCGGAACAAGTAATGATTTTGCCCGAGCGGTCGGTATACCGAAATCGATCACGCGTGCAACGGAGATTGTCGCCAAGGGCAAGAAAAAACGCATTGACCTGGGGCGCATCAACAACCGCTATTTTATGAATATCGCGGGTGGCGGCTCGCTGACGAATTTGACCTACGAGGTCCCGAGCAAGCTGAAAACGCTAATCGGACAAATGGCGTATTACGTCAAAGGATTGGAGAAGCTGCCGTCGCTGCACCCGATCCGTGTTCGTCTGGAGAGCCGCAAAGAGGTGCTGCTGGATGAAGAAATCATGGTGTTCCTCATCGCCAATAGCCGCTCGGTAGGCGGTTTTGACAACATCGCTCCGGAAGCCGATTTGTCAGACGGCAAGCTAGATGTCATCGTCGTGAAGAAGTTGAATATTGCGGAGTTTATTCGCTTGGCGACACAGGCAGTTCGCGGCGAGCACCTGAAGGACCCAAACATCCTGTATTTCCAGGCAGATTACATCAAAGCCACTTCGCCGGGCGGAGAGACGGTTCAGCTCAATCTGGACGGAGAGCTGGGCGGACAGTTGCCTTGCGTGGTGGAAGCATTGCCGGGGCATATCGAGTTGTTCGTCCCGTAA
- the rlmD gene encoding 23S rRNA (uracil(1939)-C(5))-methyltransferase RlmD codes for MAKTTKKRRGPHPTAKVELDVPVRVGQTVEVEITGLNHEGAGVGRIEGYTLFVDGALAGERVHARVDHVKKNFGFAKLTEVVEASTHRFQPPCPLYDRCGGCSLQHLAYEEQLRHKQQIVRDNLRRIGGFQVEGEGAITVHPTLGMSDPWRYRNKAQVPIGEENGALVGGFYAEKSHSIIDMNECLIQHQANDEAVAAVKQAATKLNIKAYDEVRNTGLLRHVVVKVGVKTGEVMVVLVTTEEQIPQRDELVEAIRAQVAGVTSIVQNINPDKTNVIFGKKTVTLWGSDVIYDYIGPIKFAISARSFYQVNPAQTEVLYNKTLEYAGATGTETVIDAYCGIGTISLFLAQKSKHVYGVEIVPEAIADANRNAQLNGVENATFEAGPAEVVIPAWKEKGIRADVIVVDPPRKGCDEALLTTILEMQPERVVYVSCNPSTLARDLKVLSDSYTVKEVQPVDMFPHTGHVECCVLLVRE; via the coding sequence GTGGCGAAGACAACAAAGAAGCGGCGCGGTCCGCATCCGACAGCCAAAGTGGAGCTGGACGTCCCTGTACGTGTCGGACAAACCGTGGAAGTGGAGATAACCGGACTGAACCACGAAGGAGCAGGAGTCGGCCGGATTGAAGGATATACGCTGTTCGTGGATGGCGCACTTGCAGGAGAGCGGGTTCATGCGCGCGTCGATCATGTGAAGAAAAACTTCGGCTTTGCCAAGCTGACGGAAGTAGTAGAAGCGAGTACCCATCGCTTCCAGCCGCCCTGTCCACTGTACGACCGTTGCGGTGGCTGTTCGTTACAGCATCTCGCATACGAGGAACAGCTACGTCACAAGCAGCAAATCGTGCGGGACAACCTGCGGCGCATTGGCGGTTTCCAAGTCGAAGGGGAAGGGGCTATTACCGTTCATCCGACACTTGGTATGAGTGATCCGTGGCGCTATCGCAACAAAGCACAAGTACCGATTGGCGAGGAAAACGGGGCGTTAGTCGGTGGCTTTTACGCGGAGAAATCTCACTCGATCATCGACATGAACGAATGCCTCATCCAGCACCAGGCGAATGATGAAGCAGTGGCAGCCGTGAAGCAGGCGGCGACCAAGCTGAATATCAAAGCATATGATGAGGTACGCAATACCGGATTGCTCCGCCATGTGGTTGTAAAGGTGGGCGTAAAGACTGGGGAAGTCATGGTCGTGCTCGTAACGACTGAGGAGCAGATTCCGCAGCGAGATGAGCTGGTGGAAGCGATTCGTGCACAGGTAGCTGGCGTGACGAGTATCGTGCAGAACATCAACCCGGATAAGACGAATGTTATTTTTGGCAAAAAGACCGTGACGCTCTGGGGCAGTGATGTAATTTACGATTATATCGGCCCGATCAAGTTTGCCATTTCGGCACGTTCGTTTTATCAGGTCAATCCTGCTCAGACAGAGGTGCTGTACAACAAGACGCTGGAGTACGCGGGTGCGACTGGTACGGAGACGGTCATTGATGCGTATTGCGGCATCGGGACGATTTCGCTCTTTTTGGCGCAGAAGTCCAAGCATGTGTACGGTGTGGAGATCGTGCCGGAAGCAATTGCGGATGCGAATCGGAATGCGCAGTTGAATGGTGTGGAGAATGCGACGTTTGAGGCAGGGCCTGCGGAGGTTGTCATTCCTGCTTGGAAAGAGAAGGGCATACGGGCGGATGTGATTGTGGTTGACCCGCCGCGCAAAGGCTGTGATGAGGCGTTGTTGACGACGATTTTGGAGATGCAGCCGGAGAGAGTGGTTTATGTTTCGTGTAATCCTTCTACGTTGGCAAGGGATTTGAAGGTGCTTTCTGACAGTTATACAGTGAAGGAAGTGCAGCCGGTGGATATGTTTCCGCATACGGGGCATGTGGAGTGCTGTGTGCTACTGGTGAGGGAATAG
- a CDS encoding ATP-binding protein: MDGGISLVNYNYHKLLEPMEFQKFSRDVIQMRDNIFLESYKEGKDQGIDGGYFHQGSTIIFQAKRWKCDYRTLYRHLKNVEREKVEKLNPDRYILAIAMDLSRLEKDKIKELFHPYIKSSDDILCESDFNNLLGQDKYKSIEKKYYKLWMPSTNVLQNLLNSTQHGVLLYESAREFEEALRRAEVFVKTKPYNNALKKLEEKKVVLISGEPGVGKTSIAYQLGRYFIQSKRYTAFYWVKSVDDIYVALRSEEKKVILFDDFWGSIFQESSVSGKDEQRLAKIIERIKDDKNSVLILTTREYILKQGFKKHADLKDVVEKYKLECRLDEYRDVEKVKIFFGHLKQSKLTWQQTEEMFHEHKKIVKHANYNPRIIEMFLRNVDIKEHPQEFVENFWDYLECPENFWQAIFNNLSTEAKLLSIILLISPIPIQSNNLKEMYNRCLKQMDNVIEKKSFQECIAELERTVIKSLAFEEESTIIIKFQNPSVQEYLHSYLHHHIDHYFDILLHGMCYYNQLVYLLTDFSNDLSDEKYRIVLKKCIDNFESMPRITKNFMDFLDDNEFEYFEAKINGNSTFHQFYDLICCYGIRKLSEYQAFFEKYIKKFSSQLGNFDLVIEDEDLDIYPHVIKKCISIGISFSGLNIIKAYYDRICYENRFLDIIDFKGVFPKEYQVFLTDYREKIKTYLEEYYIDKLYYYLEMDDVSHFKYLCSEIPEQLDIYGLAYTSEFKSIIEEYLGALDEAAAVVEECDDYQEENQVGESELAYNEVVNIFKNDIFGENSFFWEEDLQDYIRNSVLSESLKNELIELKEKDECWYIHEFLKDEMSFLFLERNLIDEGVLYKNAMLFTFQLIANMSSCSDIPNQQLIGFLIEICPDIMYRENAMLTKEEIMSTEAYKIHFEDEERFFEQLVKCGLFVEQGKWYELVNILLVMMPFGLFIASLEQEDKIDYYNSMNMEKEWPVLRVRKKKTSAVEGNIYTADIGFYYFKNTDWERVFFKMFFEFDQADYLEYYVIPMTHTYFQEVNRDTDIETVAIVLKNLEFTIDINRNGENVGDQMSVPPVWRVIESLDIGYIFDLVPYNFSEEQMNYIAKKFEIIREGESEIYRINFGRLENTEIISELEIDISAQRVFKKIYEVLQIC, from the coding sequence ATGGACGGAGGAATATCGTTGGTTAATTATAACTATCACAAATTATTAGAACCTATGGAGTTTCAAAAATTCTCAAGAGATGTCATACAAATGAGAGACAATATTTTTTTAGAGTCATATAAAGAAGGAAAGGATCAAGGGATTGATGGAGGCTACTTTCACCAAGGCAGTACGATTATTTTTCAAGCGAAAAGATGGAAGTGCGACTATAGAACCCTATATAGACATCTCAAAAATGTTGAAAGAGAAAAAGTCGAAAAATTAAATCCTGATAGGTACATTTTGGCGATAGCAATGGATCTTTCTCGGCTAGAAAAAGACAAAATTAAAGAATTATTTCATCCTTATATTAAAAGTAGCGATGACATTCTTTGTGAAAGTGATTTTAATAATTTGCTTGGGCAAGACAAATATAAATCGATAGAAAAAAAATACTATAAATTATGGATGCCAAGTACCAATGTGTTGCAAAATTTGTTAAACAGCACGCAACACGGTGTGTTGTTATATGAATCTGCAAGAGAATTTGAGGAAGCCTTGAGAAGAGCGGAAGTATTCGTGAAGACGAAACCATACAATAATGCACTAAAAAAACTTGAGGAAAAGAAAGTTGTTCTTATTTCAGGGGAACCTGGAGTAGGGAAGACCTCAATTGCATATCAACTGGGAAGATATTTTATTCAAAGCAAAAGATATACAGCTTTCTATTGGGTTAAATCGGTAGATGATATTTATGTGGCATTAAGAAGTGAAGAAAAAAAAGTTATTTTATTTGATGATTTTTGGGGAAGCATTTTTCAAGAGAGTTCAGTTTCTGGAAAAGATGAGCAGCGGTTGGCAAAAATTATTGAACGAATAAAAGACGACAAAAATAGCGTCTTAATATTAACGACTAGAGAATATATTTTAAAACAAGGTTTTAAAAAGCATGCAGACCTTAAAGACGTAGTTGAAAAGTATAAGCTTGAGTGTAGGTTGGATGAATATAGAGATGTTGAAAAAGTAAAGATTTTTTTTGGGCATTTAAAACAGTCAAAATTAACTTGGCAACAAACAGAAGAAATGTTTCACGAACACAAAAAAATAGTAAAGCATGCCAATTATAATCCACGAATCATTGAAATGTTTCTACGGAATGTTGATATAAAAGAACATCCCCAAGAATTTGTGGAAAATTTTTGGGATTATTTAGAGTGCCCTGAAAATTTTTGGCAAGCTATATTTAATAATCTATCAACAGAGGCAAAGTTATTATCTATAATTTTATTAATTTCACCAATACCCATCCAGAGTAATAATCTAAAGGAAATGTATAATAGATGCCTGAAACAAATGGATAATGTAATTGAAAAAAAGAGTTTTCAGGAATGCATTGCAGAATTAGAGAGAACGGTTATTAAATCACTAGCTTTTGAAGAAGAGAGTACCATTATTATCAAATTTCAAAATCCTTCGGTACAAGAATATTTACATAGTTACTTACATCATCATATAGATCATTATTTTGATATTTTATTACATGGAATGTGTTATTACAATCAATTAGTATATTTATTAACTGATTTCTCTAATGACCTATCAGATGAGAAATATAGAATAGTATTGAAGAAGTGTATTGATAATTTTGAATCAATGCCTCGGATTACGAAAAATTTTATGGATTTTTTAGATGATAATGAGTTTGAATACTTCGAGGCTAAAATAAACGGAAATAGTACATTTCATCAATTTTATGATTTGATATGTTGTTATGGAATTAGGAAGCTAAGCGAGTATCAAGCTTTTTTTGAAAAGTATATAAAAAAATTCAGTAGCCAATTAGGAAATTTCGACCTGGTAATTGAAGATGAAGATCTTGATATTTATCCTCATGTGATAAAAAAGTGTATCTCCATTGGAATTTCCTTTAGTGGTTTAAATATAATCAAAGCTTATTATGATAGAATTTGTTATGAAAATCGGTTTCTAGACATCATTGATTTTAAGGGGGTTTTTCCCAAGGAGTATCAAGTTTTCCTCACAGACTATAGAGAGAAAATTAAAACTTATTTGGAAGAATATTATATTGACAAGCTGTATTATTATTTGGAAATGGATGATGTATCGCATTTCAAATATTTATGTTCCGAAATTCCTGAGCAGTTGGATATTTACGGACTCGCATATACTTCGGAGTTTAAATCAATAATTGAAGAATATTTGGGGGCATTGGATGAAGCTGCTGCGGTAGTAGAAGAATGTGATGATTATCAAGAAGAGAATCAAGTTGGAGAATCAGAATTAGCCTATAATGAAGTAGTTAATATTTTCAAAAACGATATATTTGGCGAAAATTCTTTCTTTTGGGAAGAAGATTTACAAGATTATATTCGAAATAGTGTTTTAAGTGAGTCTTTAAAAAACGAACTGATAGAATTAAAAGAAAAGGACGAATGCTGGTATATTCATGAATTTTTAAAAGATGAAATGTCATTTTTGTTTCTAGAACGAAACTTAATTGACGAGGGAGTGTTATATAAGAATGCAATGTTGTTTACTTTTCAGCTAATCGCCAATATGTCATCCTGTAGTGATATACCCAACCAACAATTAATTGGATTTCTTATAGAGATTTGTCCAGATATTATGTATCGCGAAAATGCAATGTTAACCAAAGAAGAAATAATGTCGACGGAAGCATACAAAATACATTTTGAAGATGAGGAACGATTTTTTGAGCAACTAGTAAAATGCGGATTGTTTGTTGAACAAGGAAAATGGTACGAATTAGTCAATATCCTTCTTGTTATGATGCCGTTTGGTTTGTTTATCGCAAGTTTGGAACAGGAAGATAAAATTGATTATTATAATTCTATGAATATGGAAAAAGAATGGCCAGTATTACGAGTTAGAAAAAAGAAAACAAGTGCAGTGGAGGGTAACATTTATACAGCAGATATAGGATTCTATTATTTTAAAAACACTGATTGGGAAAGAGTGTTTTTTAAGATGTTCTTTGAGTTTGATCAGGCTGATTATCTTGAATATTACGTAATACCGATGACTCATACTTATTTCCAGGAAGTAAACAGGGATACAGACATAGAGACAGTTGCAATTGTTCTTAAGAATTTGGAATTTACGATCGACATTAATAGGAATGGTGAAAATGTTGGT
- a CDS encoding DMT family transporter produces the protein MNPLYVGVLYIFGSAAGFGVMSIFAVYAYEAGVSVSTLLFLRFLLATALFFGLLLWRKESLRLDKKQVLAMFCLGGILYTLQSLSFFSAVQYIPTSMAALLLYTFPVFVAILSYFVEKERLTKKTVIAMLITLVGLGLVLGLSFGGIQPVGVLLALAAALFYSVYIVVGNRVVKGVSSYVTSAYIALFATISTFFIALKDGGVDLSFAVQGWWALLGIVVFSTVVAISFFFRGLQLIGSTKASVLSTLEPVVTFGFSALLFGEAFSLLQLLGGCAVLVGAALIVSGKGGESELAPSQASS, from the coding sequence GTGAATCCGCTGTATGTTGGTGTGTTATATATTTTCGGATCGGCTGCTGGCTTTGGTGTCATGTCTATTTTCGCTGTGTACGCCTATGAAGCAGGTGTGTCTGTTTCGACACTCTTGTTTTTGCGGTTTTTATTGGCGACTGCCCTGTTTTTTGGTTTGTTGCTCTGGCGCAAGGAGTCACTTCGCTTGGACAAAAAACAGGTACTCGCGATGTTTTGTCTCGGCGGGATTTTGTACACGCTGCAATCCCTTAGCTTTTTCTCGGCGGTGCAGTACATCCCGACCTCCATGGCGGCTTTGCTGCTGTACACATTTCCGGTGTTTGTTGCCATATTGAGCTACTTCGTCGAGAAGGAGCGGTTGACGAAAAAGACTGTCATCGCCATGCTGATTACACTCGTCGGACTTGGACTGGTGCTCGGCTTGTCATTTGGCGGGATTCAGCCAGTTGGCGTATTGTTGGCTCTTGCTGCGGCGTTGTTTTATTCCGTTTATATTGTCGTGGGGAATCGGGTGGTAAAGGGCGTTTCGTCCTATGTAACGTCTGCGTACATCGCCCTGTTTGCTACCATTTCTACTTTTTTCATTGCGCTAAAAGACGGAGGTGTTGATCTGTCTTTTGCGGTACAAGGGTGGTGGGCGCTGCTGGGGATCGTTGTTTTTTCTACGGTGGTCGCCATCAGTTTTTTCTTCCGCGGCTTGCAACTGATCGGGTCAACCAAAGCGTCGGTGCTAAGTACGCTGGAGCCTGTTGTCACGTTTGGGTTTTCGGCGTTGTTGTTTGGCGAAGCCTTTAGCCTGCTCCAACTGTTGGGAGGATGTGCAGTGCTCGTCGGTGCTGCGCTGATTGTTTCGGGGAAAGGCGGGGAGTCAGAGCTGGCACCCAGTCAGGCTTCTTCATAA